The genomic window GCCGCGGCCGCCGGGGGAGGGGAGCGGCCTTTGTCTGCGCCGCGGCCGGGCGGGGCGGGAGTCGGGTTCCCATGGCGACCGGCCCCGCCCCTGCGCCTCCCCGTGGACTGGGCGGCTCCGTTCTCGCCCCTAGGGTGGGGGACATGGAGGTGGGGAGGTGTCAGGCTTCCCCCAGGCGTCCGCCCGCAATCCTCGCGGCCTCGCTGCAGGCCCCGGCCGCTCAGCAGGTCAGGCGGgcgtgtggggtgggggtgggggcggggggcggtggAAACGGGCCCCTCTCATCACTGAGCTGACCTGCCCCGGGAACCCCCTGCCTGCCCAGGCATTAGAGGTCCCGCCCATGTGCCTACTGGGGACAGTGTGGGGTCGTGGCACTGCAAGGGAGTGATCACTGAGGAGTTTCGGGTGGCGTCAGGGCCTGGAGGCCATCTTCCAGGAGAGGCACCTTCAGAGCTCGGCGGGGGCAAGGGAAGCCCCCCTGGAGGGAGCCGCCGGTGGAGGACAGTCCCAGGCCCAGAGGGGAAGCGGCAGGGGAGCCAGGAAGGGCCGGTGGCAGGGCAGGAGTGAGAAGCCCTGGGCCAGAGGCGCCTCTCCTACCCAGCTGATTCGCTGTGGCCCCTGAATACAGCAGGCCACCCCTTCTCCGTGCtcatgcccccaccccacccccgctgGTCCTGGCCACCCCTCCTCACTGGAGCTGTCACTGTGACAGCTCCTCTCTGGTCCTGCTGGTCCCTCCCAGCTGGCCTCTTCCTGCAGTCAGTGAACTTCCTAAAAGGCAAATCTGGCCTTGCTCACCGGGAGACCAGGCGATGGTGGTCGCGGAGCTGATTTAGCAGGGGACTTGTCCTGCCTGTAAGAAGCAAGCAGGATGTAGCCTTGGGCTGTTAAGCTACCCGCCACCTCTCctcccaccactctgggaggaAAATGGGACTTGGAAAGCACCAGGAAGGACAGGCCACCCCTCGTCTGTCGCCAGCTGACCACTCCAGCCCACCGCATGCACCCCAGCAGCTATGCCCAGCTTCTACCCGGTGCCTGCCCCCACCCAGATGCTGGACTGCTGGGCCTGcagcctctccccagccccaagTTTCATGTGTGTGGGGTCTCACTgacccttcccttctttcctgacTGCCCAGTGGGACAGGGAAGAGGTGGACTGCAGGGGTCTAGTACGGAAGCCAGGCCTCCAGGTTCCCAGCTCCCTACTTGAGACCTCCCGCTCAGCACTTAAGCCTTCGGTCCACCCCCTTGCTCTGATCTCCTGACCAGCCATGTCTCTGGGTAAGGGGGGAACCCAATGTCATTTCAGGGATCCTTGGAGCAGGGGATGTCAGTTGGCCTTGTACCCCTTTCTCTTGTGGGGGAGAGATGGCCACCCGTTTTTCATCGTGGCTTGAATGGAGCtgtgtgggcggcaagccacccaggcacCGAGGCAAGAGAGAGGACACGAGCTGTtgcagtataataaaatataaaacaagaatagttataccagatatagatcttagatatgattatatatgaatatcattaatcattagtttgtagcaattactttttattccaatattataataatccttgctCAATAATCAtagcctaggaaaaaccaggccatacagagataggagctgaggggacatagtgaggtgtgaccagaagacaagagtgggagccttctgttatgcccggacagggccaccagagggttccttggtctagcggtgacgccagcgtctgggaagacgcccgttACCAGGCGGGCCGTGGTCCAGCCGTAGCAAAAGGTGTCAAGGAACAACACCcactacttagcagaccgggaaagagGGGGGggggtctccctttccccaggggagtttagagaagactctgctcctccacctcttgtggagggcctgacatcagtcaggcttgCCCGCAGTTATCCAGAGGCCTAaacgtctccctgtgatgctgtgcttcagcggtCACACTCCTAGTCCactttcatgttccatcctgtacacctggctctgccttctagatagcagtagtaaaTTAGTGACAATACTAATAGtccctgatatgcagaaataatggcgtaagctgtctttctctctgtctcctctctctctctgcctcggctgccaggcagggaagggactcctgtccagtggacacatgacccacgtgaccttacctatcattggagatgactcacattctttaccctgccccttctgccttgtatccaataaataacagcgcagcccgacattcggggccactaccggtctccatGCATTGGTAGTAGTGGTCTCCTgggcccagctgccttttctcttatctctttgtcttctgtctttatttctacactctctcgtcGCCGCACACGGAGAGACCCactgaccctgtggggctggtccctacagaGCTGCCCCAGTCCAAAGGGGACTCGATCAATGGAGGCCTTGCCCATCAAGAGACCCCAGCCATGACGTGCCCAGGTGGGGAGACAGGCTGGGGCTGCCTGAGAATGGATCCTCGTGAGTGGGTTAGCAGTCCAGACCAGCAGAACCTCAGGATGTGTGCCTGGATCCAGCCACATTTGAAGCTGGGCCTTCACTTTGTGTCTGGAGCACCGAATGCCCTCTGCCTGGGCTGTCTGTATTCTTGGCACACAGGGGAGGCTCTGAGCCCTGCCCGTCCTGGTTGCTGCTGTTCCTAGCGCTCAGGACAGTGCATGCGTGGTGTGCAGCGGGCATTTGGTAAGAATGTGTTGCACGAAAGAAGCCACCAGATGGCACCAGAAGCagtcccacctcccaccccccccacctcccctcagcacctctcccagccccctccacctccccccagcacccctcccagccccctccacctcccccagtacccctcccagccccttccacctcccccagcacccctcccagccccctccACTTCCCCCCAGCacccctcccagccccctccacctccccccagcacccctcccagccccctccacctcccccagtacccctcccagccccttccacctcccccagcacccctcccagccccctccacctccccacagCTCCCCTCCCAGCAGGACCCACAGAGCCCAGGGAAGGGGTGGTGGACAGGGGCACTGCAGCCCCAGGAGGAACACTCAGCCAACCCGCAGAGTGAAAAAGACGCTGTATTTGATTTACAATGAACAAGATTTACAAAAAGGGGTGGGGTGGTCTTGGAACTGCTCCCAGTCCCCCCGGACTGGGTGGGGCTCTAGGGCAGCCTGTCTGACAGACCAGGACCCCAGGATGTCTGGGCCCCGACGTAGGACTTGACCTACGTCTCACTTGACCTTTGACGTGGGGCCCAGCAGCCGTGAGTCCACCCAGAGTGCCGGCACCCTTGGGGAGGCCGGTGAGGTCAGGAAGGCATCGTACcgctttttctcctcctcccatcTCGTGGTGGACAGACAGACATAGGATCTGGGAACTTGCCCTGGGGGCCACAGGCCCTCAGATCCCCCAGGGGCCCAACCTAGGGCATGGAGGCGGCTGCTGGTGCGTGGGCGGAGGCGGAGGCCAGCTGCCCCCAGCGTGGCAGCGTAAGGCACATTTTCAAATCACTGGAGACTCGACAGTGAACACCCGATGCTGGTTCTGCGGCCggagggagctggggctggggctggtgcTGGTGCGGTGCCCGGCGGTATTGCTCAGAGGAAGATGCTACAGTCTAGACGCTGGGCGGGTTCCGGCTGCACCCACTCCGGCTTGGGGCGCGTTCCAGGGGAGGGTGGGGGCCTCAGCCACAGCCACTCGGCCTCCTCCCCTGAGGGGCTCTCAGGTACCTCAGGTACCTATGTCCCAAGGCAGCACTGGAGATTGTAGGTCAGAGGTCAGTGACCTTGTTCTCCAGTGCAGCGGCAATCTGCTGCAGGCGGAAGGCCAGCTGCATCTTCTGGGCGGCAGGATCCTCCTCCAAGGCATTGATGATCTGAGGGAGGGTCGCATCAGAGCACACCGGGGGACCGCCCAGCACCCCACCTGCCCCCGCCCCCGGGGGCCTGACCCTACCTCGTCATAGTACTTCTGCGTGTATTGGTAGAGCTGGTGGAGTGCCACGAGGGTGTTCAAGGAGTCCGTGTGCGCCTGGGGGGTGACGGGACAGTCAGGGTGGAAAAGGGGCTGTGGGAGCCCCAGGGCTGGCAGGAGTAGTACGGGACGCCCAGGACGAGGCCTCCCCGGGGAAGCAGCTGGGGCCTTGGGCACAGCTGGCACTTGGGGCCCCCCATGTGGCACAGCCTCAGACAGACACCCACGCAGGCAGAGTTGTGCACATCCAACCATCTCAGTGTCTCCCTGTGTGACGCACGGCTGTGGATGGACCCACAGGGACGGGTGCTGTGAGCAGGGCTGTGGGTGGAGCCGCAGGGAGGGGGCGCTGTGGGCACGGCCGTGGGTGCAGCCGCAGGGAGGGGGCGCTGTGGACACGGCCGTGGATGGAGCCGCAGGGAGGGGGCGCTGTGGGCACGGCCGAGGGTGCAGCCGCAGGGAGGGGGCGCTGTGGGCACGGCCGTGGGTGCAGCCGCAGGGAGGGGGCGCTGTGGGCAGGGCCTGGCTCCAAGCAGGAGCAGCTCATACTCCCCACACGCAGCTGTGGCTCACTTCACATGGCCGAGCCCACCTCGAGGTCCCGCCCCACCCTCTCTCCCCCTCAGCACCACATTACCCCTGCCCTGCAGCTCAGGGCCAGGCTCAGCATGGGGTAGTGGGAGCGGGGAGGGCTGTGGGTGCGTCCCTGGTGGTCTCCTTACCCGGGAAATCTCTGCCAGGTGTGTGTTCATGTCCTGGTCGCTGACCTGCACCATCTGCCGGATCCCCTTGTAGTAACTGCAGGGGTGGGAGCATCATACAGTGTGGGCGGCAGGGACCACaaagggggtggtgggggaaaCCAAGGCCTGAACCTCCCCGCAGGGGGTCGAGGGTGGGCATGGGGGCCTGGCCTGGAGGGCAGGCAGACTTACTCCTCCACCATCTTCTTGTAGGTGGAGATCTCCTTGGCGTACAGCAGCTTGTTGCTGGGAGAATCCTGTTGGGGACAAAACCCAGTGATGCCTGGCCAAGGGGGCCAGGCTGGGGCTGCTCAGAGTACCCCTGGGTAGCTTCCCCTGCCCCGAACTCCTGACACTTTCATCAAGAAAactatgggccgggcgcagtggctcaggcctgtaatcctagcactttgggaggctgaggcaggcagatcacctgaggtcaggggttcgagaccagcctgcccaacatggtgaaaccccgtctctactaaaaatactagccgtgcgttgtggcacatgcctgtagtcccagctactcaggaggcagcggcgggaaaatcgcttgaacctagaaggcggaggttgcagtgagcagagatcgcgccactgcactccagcctgggcgacagagagagactccatctcaaaaaaaaaaaaagaaaactacttatTTTGTGATCTGTAGTAAAACTCAGTTTCTCTGCTCGTGTGCTGTGGTGAGAGGTCTCAGGAGGAGAGAGGGCAAGGGCTCTCGGGATCTCCCAGGCTCTGCCGGGCCCCTGTGCCCCCAGCCTCCGCCACCCGTCACCTCCTACATCAAGGGCTCCAGCCCAAGATATTCAAATCCACACCCCAGACAAGGTCCCAACTCACAAGATGCCTCCTGGGGACAGACCCAGGCCTCCCTGCCCCagacctgcccccaccccactcacGCGGCTCAGCTTATGCTCCGTGCGCGTGCAGGCATCCATGAAGGTCTGCGCGATGACTGACAGCGAGGCGTCCACCACCTCGTGGACATGCACGTCAAAGATGAAGTGGGGGTTCTTGAGGATGTTCACCCAGAACCGGAGCGGTAAGCTGAGGCAGAGCAGCAGGGAATGAGAGCCGGGGCTGGGCCGCGGGGTGGGTGTGGAGCCTCCCAAGTGAGAGGCGGAGCCGGGGCTGGGCCGCGGGGTGGGTGTGGAGCCTCACCTGTTCGTCTTCCAGATGTGGATGGTGTCTTCATCCTGGATGTTGTGCTTCTCTGCCTGCTCGTCCAGGAAGTCGAAGAAGTACTTGACTGCAGGTGGCACCGCGTGCCCAGGCGCCAGCACGCTCTGGAAGAAGTTGTCCACAAACTGCTGCAGTGTGCCCTGTGGGGGGGAGGGTCTCAGCGTGACGCCGTGGGCGCGGCTCCTGGGGGGGAGGGTCTCAGCGTGGCGGCCTGGTGCCGCCCACACACCCATGGGGGCCCACCTTGACTGAGAGCAGCCGCGTCAGGTAGATCTCGGTGATGGCCTTCGTCCGCTCCTTCTCTTTCACGCTGCCTCTCTTGGACTTGCCCTCGTCCACCTCGTCGGTCGGCCGCACCAGGTGCCACACCCGGTTCTCCTCCTCCAGGAGGGCATGGCCTGTGGGGAGCGGGCACTGAGGGACCCCTACCCAGGTCTGGGGGCCTGGGTCCCACAGGGAGCAGTGGTGGCAGGGTGGGCAGGGGTGCATGTGTCCAGGGCAGACATGGTCCACGCTGACCACCAGGGGCTGGAAGGAAACGGGCAACAGGGAGGGACTCACGCTCCCCAGGCAGGTCCTGCTGGCTGTCCTCCGGCTGCTGGGAGACCCCCACCTTGGACAGGATGAGGGTGGCTCCATCCCGGACCTGGGGAACACGGCGGTGAGGGTGGGCTGTGCCCCCAGGGTGCCCAGTTCTCGCCCGCCCCGGCCTACACGCTCACATTGTAGTGCATAAGGGTGTTGACGCGCTTCCACCGGCCCTCCCGCTGTGACGTCAGGTCCAGGTCCGACAGGATCTGCGCTGTGGAGCCCGGACGCCACTCTGTGGGAAGAGACAGCCCAGCTTGGGCCCCAGCCACCCAGGTTCCTCCCACTGCCCACCACTCCCATATGAGAAAGCTGGCCAGGCAGGATACCGCCCCAGGACACAGGCCAGGCACATGGGCGCCTGTGTGCAGACGGGCAGGGGCCGGCACTCACCCAGGACCACGCTGTCTGGCCTGGGCCAGCAGGAGCAGGGCTGCCCACGGTACACCTGGTCAATGATCTTCTCCTTGACCTGGGAGATGGTGTCACAGTTGAGGACCTTCACCGGGATGGCGTCCACTCCCTCGTCCTGCACGATCACGCTCACCGTCTGCCGAGACATCCGGGATGAAGCCCAGTGGGAGGCCCTGCTCTTACCTGCACCATGCAGGAGCCACTCCCTGCCCCGCCAGCTTTGCCCACCACAGCGGCACCCTTGGGCAGCAGGCCCCCGCCAGCCCGGCTCCGAGCCCCCGAGGCTTCCCAGATGACCACACTCTGCCCTTCCCCTGCCTGCTCCGGCTCAGCAGGACAGAAAGACGGGGACGGCTCAGAACCGCTCACTCAGGCTGTCACGCAAGCTCATGGAAGCACATGTACAGACACAGAATACACACGTCTCACACATGCACAGGCTCCTGCCACACCCACTGGTCATGTATGCACAGAACCCTGGACACACCTGGTGTGCCAGGCCCTTGTATGGCCTCCAGGAGGTGGGGGCGCCCGGGAAGAGCTGATGCGGGGCCCGCACACTTAGAGCCTCCAGAGCCCACAGCCACCAGCACCCAGGCCCCTCCCTGAGGCCGAGTTAGAGCAGGCTGTAACTCGAATCCACAGAGGAGGTGGACGGCCTCTGGCCTGTGGGTCCCATCTGTGGCCAGGGGATGCCCAAGCTCCTTAGCCCAGATCCGAGGCGCCCATGGCGGCCCCCACCCCAGAAGCTCACCAGGGGTGCGTACTCCACATCATCCCCCAGCAGCCCCGTGTCGTTGAGAGTGTACTTGGCCTTCTTCTGTACCGCATCCACCGGGCCCTTTTCCACCTGATGTTTGATGGCCTTGAAGAGCTTGTACAGGGGCTCCCCGGCACTGTCCTGGAGTAACACggaggggaggctgggaggtcagGGGACTTGGGGCCTGGAAGGGGCCCCCGGAGCCCTGGCCAGAGGCATGGACGGGGCTGACCATGTCAGGGGCAGGAAGCAAACCTGTCCAGGCAGGGCCCACCTCAAGGTGCCGTACAGATAGGGGAACGCAGGAGGGGATGGCAGCAGTCTGCCTCATCCCTCAAGCCCCAGCCAGGCTGGGGTGGAACCCACCTTGAGGTACTGGTACAGGCAGATGGACATCCAGTTGGACAGCATCCTCTCCACCACAGTCTCAGacctgggggtgcagggaggCCTTGTACCGAGTGACCCCGTAGTATTCCTGAGGCCCAACTGACTCCTCCAAGCACCCGGCCACCCTTGCGCCAGCCTCGCCCCTGTCCAGCCTGGGTGTGGCCTGCAGCGAGGACTACCTGGTGGCAGCTCCAGCCCTTGTGGGAAGTGTGCCACCTTCCTTCTGTTCTGCAGAGGGCTGACACTGTGACCAGCTGAAACCGCTGGACAGGAAGGGCTAGAGTCCGGCTTTGAGTTTGTGGCCGGGGACACCACCCCTAGACCGCCCCCCACCACCAGCGCTGGCTGGCACCTGCCGGCTCCTGGGGGCCCAACAGGCCGCTGTGCCACCCGCCACCAGCCCCAGAGCCCCTGCGGCCGCCCCGCCCGTGGCCCCGCTCGTGGCCCCGCCCATGTGCACCTGCGCAGCATCAGCTTGGGGTTCTTGGCCACCACGTACTGCTCCAGGAGCTCCAGGAAGAGCGTGTGCATGATGTCCGTGTAGTACTCCAGTTTCCCGTGCAGCGCCACCGTCAGCAGGGACGCGAAGTAGACCTTGGCGCGGGCCGAGAACTCCCGCTGGTTCTCCAGGGTGTGGATGAACTGTAGGGGCCGGCGGTCAAAGCCTGCCCGGCGCCACCTGTGTGCCCTCCCGCCCGCCCGACGCCTGGCTCACATTGATGAGGAAAGACTTGCTGTTCAGCAGGTTGGAGAACTGGTAGAGGGCCTGCTCCACCACCGGCCGCCGCGGCTCAGGGATGTCCAGCTTGCCGGTGATCATCACGTCCTTGTCGCCGTCCTTGGAGGGCAGGAAGAAGACGCGGTCGGTGTAGGTCTTGTAGTCCAGCACGGGGATGCCGGCCTCGTGCACGTCGTTGGTCTGGTCCTCCATCTCGATCATCAGGTCTGGGGGGAGGCTGGCGTGAGACGTCCCTGGCCACGTGGGGCCCTGACCCCCACGCTACACACAGCATCCCCGCCCCAGGAGGCGCCCCAGCACCAGCCCCCAAGCGGTCCCTACCTGTGAATTCCTTCTTGCAGCGGTCCCGCACGCTCTCCTCCAGGCCCTCCAGCTGGGACTTGATCTTCTCATACTCTCGTTCGGCCTGCTGGCTCTTCCTCCTGCAAGGCACAGCGGGCCTCCTAGGTTCTGCCGGGGCTGGCCGCTCAGCTGCCCGGATGAGGAGGTGGATCTACACGCCTGCCTGTGCAGGGCGGCGGATGAGGCCAGAGGGGCCGAGGCGGGAGGGCCGAGGGCTCAGGGTGTTGGCACAGCCGGGGGGCGGGCTCACCAGTAGCAGTAGACAGACACCGCGATGACGACCACCATGGGCACGATGACCAGCGGCAAGATGAGGCTGAGCGGCACGTCGCTCACCCGTGTGTCGTACTCCACGCGGCCCAGCACCCACTCGCGAGAGCCGAACTTCACCTGTGTGGGGGGCCGGGTTCAGCGCGGTCCCGTGGGGGCACCCCCCGCCAGTCCCCGCTCACGCACAATGAACTCGGGCAGGTTGTGTGTGGTGTCTCGTTTCTGCCGCCGCTTGGGCGGGGGCTGCACCTCCGGGGGCTCACAGTACAGGTCGGTCTCCGTCAGCGTCTTCATGGTGCAGCGCTCGGCACCCACGAAGGCCTCGGCCTCCTGCAGCGTCATCGCCTTGTTCAGATTGGTGCCCTGGGGAGGCGGCAGTGGTCGGGGTGAGGAGGAGGGAACCAGGGACAGGTGGACCAGCTCTCAGCCCAGACCCGAGCAGGACCCAGACACCCGGGGCTGCACCGTCCTCACCCGGGCGTGGATGAGCTTGTTGACCTGCTTCTTGACGCCACCTGTGAAGTTCTCAAAGGTGGGGTCAGGCACGTACTCGAAGGCCCCGGCCTCTGTTCTGAGCAGGGCACGGTGCCCGTCCATCTCGATCAGCACCGTGAGGTTGTAGGCCTCTGGCTCCTCAGGCACAGCCGGGGACAGGAAGACGACCTTGGTGTCATTGTGGAACACGTAGTCTGTACCCACCACCTGCAGGCAAGTCCCAGCTGTCAGCCCCCGGGCGCAGACCCCGCCCTTCCTGGGCACGATCCCATGGGCCGGTGCCAGAGCTGAGCCCACGCCAGGACTGACCGTCATGGGCTGCAGGGATTCAGCCTCCCGCGGCGGCTGCCAGGACTGCAGGGGCTCCGCGATGACCACCATGGCAAACCTCTGGATCAGGCTGAAGCCCTGACCCGTGACGTTGATGCTGCGGCCACCACTGCGGAGGGCAGTGCCTTCGTGGGCTCGGCTGGCAGGGGTGGTCCCTGCAGCCTCCGCCCTCCCGTCCCCGCCCACCCTGGCCCTGACCACACGGGGCTTCCAGGTGCATGTGTGGGTCTCGGTGGGCAAAGGGGCAACGCGGTGGGACGTGCTGAGCACGAGACTGTGCCGCAAGTGGGCGGGGGGCACACGGGGCCTGGTGAGCGTGGAGCCTCTGGTGTGCCCATCTGGGTTTCTAGGAGGAAGTggatctggagtgcagtggggtttTCCGGAGGCCGCCTCCCGCTGCACAGACCAGCCCCACCACATTCCTTTCAGCACAGTCAGCCAAGGGCACTGAGGAGGCAGCTGGGTGTGGGGAGCAGAGGGGGGCGGGGGGACACCAGCCTCACCTGGCAAAGCTTCGTAGCGGCTCGAAGGCTCGCAGTACGGGGTTTTCGCGGTAGGTGAAGAAGATGCCGGGGTTGGGCACGGGGGACCCCCCGTAGGAGACCTCCAGAAGCATCTGGCCCCGTGTCGCCTGGGGGCCAGTGACACACTGGAGCTGCGCCCCAAACTTCgtcctgggggagggagggtgctGGTCTGCATCAACCCCTCCCCCGGGACCAGCCCCAGCCCGACCAGGCTGGCCCCGCCATCCCCTCAGGGCCACTCAGGTCTCAGTAAGTGCCCCCCTCCATACCCAGGGCCAGGGCCAACCAGACTCAGCAGCTGGCGGTGACACCCACACTTTACACGGGACGCCGTTGAGGGTCACCCGCACGTCCTCCTGGGAGCCCGTGTCCAGGTGGGTGCCGTGGATGGTCAGTGTGGTGCCGCCCGCCTGCGGTCCCTGCTGCGGCTCCACACTGAGAGGCTTGGGCTGCTGAAAGAGCCGCAGGGGCACTCGGGTGAGGACGGGGCACAGGACGCCCTCGGTCCTGGGCTGGATGGTAACTGTCGTGGGGAGGCGGCGGGCAGAGCCCCTCCTCCCGGTCCTCCCGGGTTCGGCAGGTCCCCGAGGCCGGGTGCTTACTTGGAAGGTGAACTGGACATTGGGAGGCGAACGGCCCAGTTTCCCGAAGACGTCCACCTCGACACCCCCCGTGAAAGGCGTCTCCGCAGCCTCGATCACACACACGATCCTGGCGGGCGACAGGCAGTGTGGCCCAGGCACTCCCCGACCCACCCCACACCCTGACACCctcaccccctcagcctccccacccacccagtcACCCGGAACCCCAGCGTGGGTACTGACCCAGCTGACAGGGCCCAGACCAGGGCCGTCCACTCACCGGGTGGACACGGAGTAACGTTCCGGCTGAAAGGAGCAGTTCCGGCCGGCCACAGAGATCCTCTGGATGTCCCCTGCTTGGACGCCCAAATTGGACCCCAGGATGGTGATGCGGATGCCCCCACCCAGGGGGCCCGTCTCAGGCTGGATCTGAAACCACAGAGCCGGGTGAGCAGGGAGGGGCTCATGCCAGGGACGAGGGAAGGTGTAGGCCAGGCTTCGAGGGGCTCACCCTGGTGATGACGGGCGGCGGGCACTCGGAGGTGGTGTTGCACAGGGCCTCATACACGCACCTGCTCTGGCCCCCGCACCACGCACACCTGTAGTCGGGGTTAGCGGCCCGGCACAGGCTGCAGTCGCTGCGGCCAAAGGAGCAGTTGTAGAGGGTCACTGCGGGGAGAGCTGCCGTCAGTGGTCACCCCGTGCCTGCCCGCCCCCGACCTGCTCCCCACTGCGCCCACCTGTCCCCCCACCCACCGCCTTGTGCCCACCCGTCCCCTGCCCGCCCCCCACTGCGCCCGTGGCCCCCACCATGGAGCTTGCTGTCGATATTCTTGCCGTAAGACTTGACGTAGAGGTGCAGGGGCAGCGTCTCGTTGGCATCGTGGGACAGCTGGGGGACACGCAGGGGCACACTGCACTTCCTGCCCCCACAGAGGGGCgtggggcgggggtcacaagggcAGCCTCCCTGTGGCCACCGGGTCCCTTCCCAGCCAAGGGCAGCAGGGGAGGCCTTCAGGTGTCGGAAGTTCGGGAACCCCATGGACGCTGCTCTGTGCCACTCTGtccccagggaggcagagggcagagggggcTTCCCCAGCAGCACAGGGCATGGCGAGCCCCTGGCTGGGCTCTGGTCCCTGGGGTCTCCCTGCTGCCCCTCCCCTCACAGTCCTGAAGgtgaccccccaccccacccgggGCCCTGGGGTCCAGCAGCCGAGCCGGCCTGCCCTGGAGCCGTACCTTTGGGGTCCGAAAGGCGAAGGTCCCAGATTCCTGCATGGTCACCGGCTCCATGAACTTGAGCAAGTCACTGCCCACGTGCAGGGAGGAACCCTGCAGACCATGCCGTCAGGACCCTGGACAGGCGGCTGTGGCACCCTGGCCCTCCTCCCAGAACCCCTGCAGCCCCTCCTCTGTGCCTACAGTGTGGGAGCCCTCTCCTCACCCCACACATGCCCGCCCCTCAGATTACCATGCCAGCTGACCCCTCGGCCACTCCTGAGCCCAAACACCTGTGTCTGCAGAAGCCTCTGAACGTCCTCTGTGGGTTTCCCAcggccacctccaccactcatcCACACCTGAGAACATCGCCCGGCCCACCTGACATCGTGGCCCCCACAGCTCCCTCCTCAGGAGGTGGCACTGGCCCCTCAATCTCCACACGCCTGCCTCCTCCACTGCCTCTCTTCAGGCCCATCCAAAGGCCCCCGAGTGCTGCCTCCTGGCCTCTGTCCCCGATAAATCCTGTGCCCTCTACCTCATGTGGGGGCCCCGAGTCGGGGGGCACGGGTGGAGCTCAGGCTTCCCACACACCCATCAGCACTGGCCGGCACCCCTCCCTCCGTACCTTAGCCTGCCTGTCACCAACCGGCACCCCCTCCCTCCGCACCTGAGCCTGCCTGTCACCGGCCGGCACCCCTCCCTCCGCACCTGAGCCTGCCTGTCACCAACCGGCACCCCCTCCCTCCGCACCTGAGCCTGCCTGTCACCGGCCGGCACCCCTCCCTCCGCACCTGAGCCTGCCTGTCACCGGCCGGCACCCCTCCCTCCGCACCTGAGCCTGCCTGTCACCGGCCGGCACCCCCTCCCTCCGCACCTGAGCCTGCCTGTCACCAACCGGCACCCCCTCCCTCCGTACCTGAGCCTGCCTGTCACCGGCCGGCACCCCTCCCTCCGCA from Homo sapiens chromosome 22, GRCh38.p14 Primary Assembly includes these protein-coding regions:
- the PLXNB2 gene encoding plexin-B2 isoform 5 precursor (isoform 5 precursor is encoded by transcript variant 22), producing the protein MALQLWALTLLGLLGAGASLRPRKLDFFRSEKELNHLAVDEASGVVYLGAVNALYQLDAKLQLEQQVATGPALDNKKCTPPIEASQCHEAEMTDNVNQLLLLDPPRKRLVECGSLFKGICALRALSNISLRLFYEDGSGEKSFVASNDEGVATVGLVSSTGPGGDRVLFVGKGNGPHDNGIIVSTRLLDRTDSREAFEAYTDHATYKAGYLSTNTQQFVAAFEDGPYVFFVFNQQDKHPARNRTLLARMCREDPNYYSYLEMDLQCRDPDIHAAAFGTCLAASVAAPGSGRVLYAVFSRDSRSSGGPGAGLCLFPLDKVHAKMEANRNACYTGTREARDIFYKPFHGDIQCGGHAPGSSKSFPCGSEHLPYPLGSRDGLRGTAVLQRGGLNLTAVTVAAENNHTVAFLGTSDGRILKVYLTPDGTSSEYDSILVEINKRVKRDLVLSGDLGSLYAMTQDKVFRLPVQECLSYPTCTQCRDSQDPYCGWCVVEGRCTRKAECPRAEEASHWLWSRSKSCVAVTSAQPQNMSRRAQGEVQLTVSPLPALSEEDELLCLFGESPPHPARVEGEAVICNSPSSIPVTPPGQDHVAVTIQLLLRRGNIFLTSYQYPFYDCRQAMSLEENLPCISCVSNRWTCQWDLRYHECREASPNPEDGIVRAHMEDSCPQFLGPSPLVIPMNHETDVNFQGKNLDTVKGSSLHVGSDLLKFMEPVTMQESGTFAFRTPKLSHDANETLPLHLYVKSYGKNIDSKLHVTLYNCSFGRSDCSLCRAANPDYRCAWCGGQSRCVYEALCNTTSECPPPVITRIQPETGPLGGGIRITILGSNLGVQAGDIQRISVAGRNCSFQPERYSVSTRIVCVIEAAETPFTGGVEVDVFGKLGRSPPNVQFTFQQPKPLSVEPQQGPQAGGTTLTIHGTHLDTGSQEDVRVTLNGVPCKVTKFGAQLQCVTGPQATRGQMLLEVSYGGSPVPNPGIFFTYRENPVLRAFEPLRSFASGGRSINVTGQGFSLIQRFAMVVIAEPLQSWQPPREAESLQPMTVVGTDYVFHNDTKVVFLSPAVPEEPEAYNLTVLIEMDGHRALLRTEAGAFEYVPDPTFENFTGGVKKQVNKLIHARGTNLNKAMTLQEAEAFVGAERCTMKTLTETDLYCEPPEVQPPPKRRQKRDTTHNLPEFIVKFGSREWVLGRVEYDTRVSDVPLSLILPLVIVPMVVVIAVSVYCYWRKSQQAEREYEKIKSQLEGLEESVRDRCKKEFTDLMIEMEDQTNDVHEAGIPVLDYKTYTDRVFFLPSKDGDKDVMITGKLDIPEPRRPVVEQALYQFSNLLNSKSFLINFIHTLENQREFSARAKVYFASLLTVALHGKLEYYTDIMHTLFLELLEQYVVAKNPKLMLRRSETVVERMLSNWMSICLYQYLKDSAGEPLYKLFKAIKHQVEKGPVDAVQKKAKYTLNDTGLLGDDVEYAPLVKEKIIDQVYRGQPCSCWPRPDSVVLEWRPGSTAQILSDLDLTSQREGRWKRVNTLMHYNVRDGATLILSKVGVSQQPEDSQQDLPGERHALLEEENRVWHLVRPTDEVDEGKSKRGSVKEKERTKAITEIYLTRLLSVKGTLQQFVDNFFQSVLAPGHAVPPAVKYFFDFLDEQAEKHNIQDEDTIHIWKTNSLPLRFWVNILKNPHFIFDVHVHEVVDASLSVIAQTFMDACTRTEHKLSRDSPSNKLLYAKEISTYKKMVEDYYKGIRQMVQVSDQDMNTHLAEISRAHTDSLNTLVALHQLYQYTQKYYDEIINALEEDPAAQKMQLAFRLQQIAAALENKVTDL